The following are from one region of the Hymenobacter sp. YIM 151858-1 genome:
- a CDS encoding DUF6687 family protein, which translates to MPLLAFLPFAQARRQAVATVVVDSILPRAALTLAHWRQAPTPQPYRDDTSAGSALRALRTPPHELQRAQFVTANHFDVDGFVGVWALLNPELALQHETLLRMVATLGDFRELDWQHPLADTALQLVCWLNAKEKELFYPPFGAPELRRREDEASAEKFAWFLPAFAEVLQTPDLGRTAWAPEHERVRQGIAAMQSPATQLRRYPELGLVVLHSPEPLPYYALFGPTAGYDVVLSCYHGQRYELEYKYTTWVDLESRPTLPRLPLAPLAERLNELETSRRLWTCDAVTDTGPLLRLSDRGLSKVQRYADPDQRPIYASSISATELEQEVVGFLQKQYAGIEPRRYWSWEEIRAAGVAAQL; encoded by the coding sequence ATGCCCCTGCTTGCTTTTCTGCCGTTTGCTCAGGCCCGCCGCCAGGCCGTCGCCACCGTTGTCGTCGATAGCATCCTGCCCAGAGCGGCCCTTACGCTGGCCCACTGGCGCCAGGCCCCCACGCCCCAGCCCTACCGCGACGATACCAGCGCCGGCTCGGCCTTGCGGGCGCTGCGCACCCCGCCCCACGAGCTGCAGCGGGCCCAATTCGTCACGGCCAACCACTTCGATGTGGATGGGTTTGTGGGCGTGTGGGCGCTGCTGAACCCCGAGCTGGCGTTGCAGCACGAAACCCTGCTGCGCATGGTAGCAACCCTAGGTGATTTTCGGGAGCTGGACTGGCAGCACCCCCTGGCCGACACCGCCCTGCAGCTGGTTTGCTGGCTGAACGCCAAGGAAAAAGAGCTGTTTTACCCGCCGTTCGGCGCGCCTGAGCTGCGCCGCCGCGAAGACGAAGCCTCGGCGGAAAAGTTTGCCTGGTTTCTGCCGGCCTTTGCCGAGGTGTTGCAAACCCCCGACCTAGGGCGCACCGCCTGGGCCCCAGAGCACGAGCGTGTGCGCCAAGGCATTGCCGCCATGCAAAGCCCCGCCACGCAGCTGCGCCGCTACCCCGAGTTGGGCTTGGTGGTACTACACTCGCCCGAGCCGCTGCCTTACTACGCCCTGTTTGGCCCCACCGCCGGCTACGATGTGGTACTGAGCTGCTACCACGGCCAGCGCTACGAGCTGGAGTACAAATACACCACCTGGGTCGATCTGGAATCGCGGCCCACGTTGCCCCGCCTGCCGCTTGCGCCCTTGGCCGAGCGCCTGAATGAGCTGGAAACCTCCCGCCGCCTCTGGACGTGCGACGCCGTAACCGATACCGGCCCCTTGCTGCGCCTCTCGGACCGCGGCCTCAGCAAAGTGCAGCGCTACGCCGACCCCGATCAGCGGCCTATCTATGCCTCATCCATCTCCGCCACTGAGTTGGAGCAGGAAGTCGTCGGCTTCTTGCAAAAGCAATACGCCGGAATCGAGCCGCGGCGGTATTGGAGCTGGGAGGAAATACGCGCCGCTGGGGTGGCCGCGCAATTGTAG
- a CDS encoding HNH endonuclease has protein sequence MASRRKVTFAAAAPPPEPTCQLCERQVQQVSRHHLVPREEGGRYGPTIDLCQPCHSTVHLLLTNKALARQYHSVEALRSADELQKYLHWIKRSRVERISNRRRRR, from the coding sequence GTGGCTTCACGACGGAAAGTAACTTTTGCAGCCGCGGCCCCGCCGCCCGAACCCACCTGCCAACTATGCGAGCGGCAGGTGCAGCAGGTATCGCGCCACCATTTGGTGCCCCGCGAGGAGGGCGGCCGCTACGGGCCCACCATCGACTTGTGCCAGCCCTGCCACAGCACCGTGCACTTGTTGCTTACCAACAAAGCCCTGGCCCGCCAGTACCATTCGGTAGAGGCGCTGCGCAGTGCCGACGAGCTGCAGAAGTACTTGCACTGGATAAAGCGCAGCCGCGTGGAGCGCATCAGCAACCGCCGGCGGCGCCGCTAA